One stretch of Nicotiana tabacum cultivar K326 chromosome 18, ASM71507v2, whole genome shotgun sequence DNA includes these proteins:
- the LOC142172597 gene encoding uncharacterized protein LOC142172597, with the protein MISDRRPILLESGDWDATPSYFKFENMWLQSKGFVDKLKNWWQSYNMVGQSYNFSGRADFILLQKLKSLNKDITRWNKEEFGKVETRKTRALDELMALEQMTEGRQLTLIESNQMMRLRVELQQLAKAEEISWRQKSRLLVGNEIIEDKELIKAEILDFYGKLYTEQENWRPSKNFEGIATITTEEKNGLEAPFDEDEVLAAIQSSAPDKAPRPDGFTMAFYQHSWEFIKHNILTAMNHYH; encoded by the exons ATGATCTCAGATCGTAGACCAATTTTATTGGAAAGTGGGGACTGGGATGCAACCCCttcttatttcaagtttgagaaCATGTGGCTGCAATCTAAAGGTTTCGTTGACAAACTGAAGAACTGGTGGCAGAGCTACAATATGGTAGGGCAGAGCTACAATTTCTCTGGTAGAGCAGACTTCATACTTTTGCAAAAGTTAAAAAGCTTGAATAAGGATATCACCCGATGGAACAAAGAAGAATTTGGGAAGGTAGAAACCAGGAAAACTAGGGCTCTTGATGAGCTAATGGCACTCGAACAAATGACAGAAGGTAGACAACTGACTTTAATCGAGTCCAATCAAATGATGAGACTGAGAGTGGAGCTTCAACAGCTAGCCAAAGCAGAAGAGATATCATGGAGGCAGAAATCAAG ACTCTTAGTTGGCAATGAAATTATAGAGGATAAGGAGCTTATAAAAGCGGAGatattggatttttatggaaaattgtaCACAGAACAGGAGAATTGGAGACCCTCAAAAAACTTTGAAGGCATCGCAACCATTACAACAGAAGAGAAGAATGGCCTGGAAGCACCTTTTGATGAAGATGAGGTACTAGCAGCTATACAATCAAGTGCACCAGACAAGGCACCAAGACCAGATGGGTTTACTATGGCCTTTTACCAGCACTCTTGGGAATTCATCAAACATAACATCCTCACAGCCATGAATCACTACCATTAG